Proteins from one Amycolatopsis endophytica genomic window:
- a CDS encoding UDP-glucose dehydrogenase family protein: protein MAAVGVVGAGYVGLTTAACLAGLGHDVVCAEVDESKVEQLSRGAVALGEPDLAPLVREGLDAGRLRFTTDVSAVEGREFVFACVPTPTGRDGTADLGAVEAMLSALSLEPHTVLVVKSTVPVGTCARIASVAGVSVVSNPEFLREGHAVEDFRHPGRVVLGGETPAVERVAALYGDLDAPVVRTDHASAELGKYASNAFLALKLSYVNLLARLCERTGADIGAVTRTMSLDERIGPHFLRPGPGWGGSCLPKDTRALEVSASAAGVDFTVLRAAIEANDRQHDHVVARVRDAAGGSLDGVRVGLFGLTFKAGTHDLRDSPALAVAGRLAAAGAVLTGYDPGTGDGDPAGPVQRVDDPVLAAKGARVLVVLTEWPEFTRLDWGQLAAVAEGEVVVDTRDVLDPVALRGSGLRCVRLGHSR, encoded by the coding sequence GTGGCCGCCGTCGGGGTCGTCGGCGCCGGTTACGTCGGTCTGACCACCGCCGCGTGCCTGGCCGGACTGGGCCATGACGTCGTCTGCGCCGAGGTCGACGAGTCCAAAGTAGAGCAGTTGTCGCGCGGTGCGGTCGCGCTCGGGGAACCGGATCTCGCGCCGCTCGTGCGCGAGGGCCTGGACGCGGGACGGCTGCGGTTCACCACCGACGTGAGCGCGGTGGAGGGACGGGAGTTCGTCTTCGCCTGCGTGCCCACCCCGACCGGACGGGACGGCACCGCGGATCTCGGCGCGGTGGAGGCGATGCTGTCCGCGCTCAGCCTGGAACCGCACACCGTGCTCGTGGTCAAGTCGACGGTGCCGGTCGGCACGTGTGCCCGGATCGCCTCGGTCGCGGGCGTGTCCGTCGTGAGCAATCCGGAGTTCCTGCGCGAGGGCCATGCGGTGGAGGACTTCCGGCACCCCGGGCGGGTCGTCCTCGGGGGCGAGACCCCCGCGGTGGAGCGTGTGGCCGCGCTCTACGGGGACCTGGACGCGCCGGTCGTGCGCACCGACCACGCCAGTGCCGAGCTGGGGAAGTACGCCAGCAACGCGTTCCTGGCCCTCAAACTGTCCTACGTGAACCTGCTGGCGCGGCTGTGCGAGCGCACCGGCGCCGACATCGGCGCGGTGACCCGCACGATGAGCCTGGACGAACGGATCGGACCGCACTTCCTGCGACCGGGCCCCGGCTGGGGCGGCTCGTGCCTGCCGAAGGACACCCGCGCCCTGGAGGTGTCCGCGTCCGCGGCCGGTGTCGACTTCACCGTCCTGCGCGCGGCGATCGAGGCCAACGACCGGCAGCACGACCACGTCGTCGCCCGCGTCCGGGACGCGGCGGGCGGAAGCCTCGACGGGGTGCGGGTCGGCCTGTTCGGGCTGACGTTCAAAGCGGGTACGCACGATCTGCGCGACTCCCCGGCGCTCGCCGTCGCCGGACGGCTCGCGGCCGCGGGCGCCGTGCTGACCGGCTATGACCCCGGCACCGGCGACGGCGACCCGGCGGGACCCGTCCAGCGGGTGGACGATCCGGTGCTCGCCGCGAAGGGCGCCCGGGTGCTGGTGGTTCTCACCGAATGGCCCGAGTTCACCCGTCTGGATTGGGGTCAGCTGGCCGCGGTCGCCGAGGGTGAGGTCGTGGTCGACACGCGCGACGTCCTCGACCCGGTGGCACTGCGGGGCAGCGGGCTGCGCTGCGTCCGGCTGGGGCACTCCAGGTGA
- a CDS encoding glycosyltransferase family 9 protein — MISRVLVARLDNAGDVLLSGPLVRAVADTADRVTFLAGPHGRAAAELLPGVDDVVEWCAPWIDPRPPAVTPAHLDELRAHIRAARPDTALIVTSFHQSPLPLALVLRECGVPWIGAICEDYPGSLLDLRHRVEGDPPEAERALSLARAAGFELPPGDDGRLAVRRPLPDVSGLVGEPGYVVVHPAASVPARQYPAEHNAEVVRLLAASGHRVVVTGGPSERELTARVAGDHGLDLAGRTDLHGLAAVLAGARVTVAPNTGPAHLAAAVGTPVVSLFAPVVPAARWAPYGVPLVVLGDQHAPCRDTRARTCPVPGHSCLGGVAPDDVVRAVEKLGGAA; from the coding sequence GTGATTTCACGGGTTCTGGTCGCACGGCTGGACAACGCGGGCGACGTCCTGCTGTCCGGGCCGCTGGTGCGCGCGGTGGCGGACACGGCGGACCGGGTCACGTTCCTGGCCGGACCACACGGGCGCGCCGCTGCCGAGCTGCTGCCCGGCGTCGACGACGTCGTCGAATGGTGCGCGCCGTGGATCGATCCGCGCCCGCCCGCGGTGACCCCCGCCCATCTGGACGAGCTGCGTGCGCACATCCGCGCCGCGCGACCGGACACGGCGCTGATCGTGACCTCGTTCCACCAGTCGCCGCTGCCGCTGGCGCTGGTCCTGCGTGAGTGCGGGGTGCCGTGGATCGGCGCGATCTGCGAGGACTACCCGGGTTCGTTGCTGGACCTGCGGCACCGCGTCGAGGGCGATCCGCCCGAGGCCGAGCGGGCCCTGTCGCTGGCCAGGGCCGCCGGGTTCGAACTGCCACCGGGGGACGACGGGCGCCTGGCCGTGCGCCGCCCGCTGCCGGATGTTTCCGGCCTGGTGGGCGAGCCGGGGTACGTGGTGGTGCACCCGGCGGCGTCCGTGCCCGCCCGCCAGTACCCCGCCGAGCACAACGCGGAGGTCGTCCGGCTGCTCGCCGCGTCCGGGCACCGGGTCGTCGTCACCGGCGGCCCGTCCGAACGGGAACTGACCGCCCGGGTCGCCGGAGACCACGGGCTCGACCTCGCGGGCAGGACCGATCTGCACGGCCTTGCCGCCGTGCTCGCGGGGGCGCGCGTGACCGTCGCCCCCAACACCGGGCCCGCGCATCTGGCCGCGGCCGTCGGCACCCCCGTGGTGTCGCTGTTCGCGCCCGTGGTGCCCGCCGCCCGGTGGGCCCCCTACGGGGTGCCGCTCGTCGTGCTCGGCGACCAGCACGCGCCGTGCCGCGACACCCGGGCGAGGACGTGTCCCGTGCCCGGCCACTCGTGCCTGGGCGGGGTCGCGCCCGACGACGTCGTGCGGGCCGTGGAAAAACTAGGAGGTGCAGCGTGA
- the rfaE2 gene encoding D-glycero-beta-D-manno-heptose 1-phosphate adenylyltransferase, with protein MSGPLVVVGDTLLDIDVDGSADRLCPEAPVPVVDVGREWHRPGGAGLAARLAARSATDVVLVTALGDDEGGARLTRLLAGEVELCALPLEGETVRKTRIRAAGQSVVRLDHGDGRAVHGPLDERVVSLLRSASAILVADYGRGVASHPRIRELLAETSAPVVWDPHPRGGPPVPGAALVTPNDGEAAKFAGEPGTPGELAERLRAEWSAGAVAVTVGSRGAVLADGSGTRTTPVPNGARVPASVRPDTCGAGDRFASAVAAALFEGADLDAAVTSAVESAARFVAAGAATALSEPAEPAVAREPGLSGFELADRIRRRGGRVVATGGCFDILHPGHVTLLRHARELGDALIVCVNSDESVRRLKGPGRPVVTAADRVRVLRALESVDAVVVFDESSPVEVLRTLRPDVWVKGGDYAGADLPEAEVVREGGGRIALVPTVEGYSTTRLIETVSNG; from the coding sequence ATGAGCGGGCCGCTGGTGGTGGTCGGGGACACGCTGCTCGACATCGACGTCGACGGCAGTGCCGACCGGTTGTGCCCGGAGGCGCCGGTGCCGGTGGTCGACGTCGGTCGCGAATGGCACCGGCCGGGTGGCGCGGGACTTGCCGCGCGCCTGGCGGCCCGGTCGGCGACGGACGTCGTGCTGGTCACCGCGCTCGGTGACGACGAGGGCGGCGCGCGGCTGACCCGGCTGCTGGCCGGTGAGGTCGAGTTGTGCGCGCTGCCCCTGGAGGGTGAGACCGTCCGCAAGACCCGCATCCGCGCGGCGGGGCAGTCCGTCGTGCGCCTGGACCACGGGGACGGCCGGGCCGTCCACGGGCCACTCGACGAGCGCGTGGTTTCCTTGCTGCGCAGTGCTTCCGCGATCCTCGTCGCCGACTACGGGCGCGGGGTGGCGAGCCATCCGCGGATCCGCGAACTGCTCGCCGAGACCAGCGCGCCGGTCGTGTGGGACCCGCACCCCAGGGGCGGTCCGCCGGTTCCCGGCGCCGCCCTGGTGACACCCAACGACGGTGAGGCGGCGAAGTTCGCCGGGGAGCCCGGCACGCCCGGGGAGCTGGCGGAACGCCTCCGCGCGGAGTGGTCGGCCGGGGCGGTCGCGGTGACCGTCGGCTCGCGGGGCGCCGTGCTCGCCGACGGCTCCGGCACCCGCACGACACCGGTCCCGAACGGGGCGCGTGTCCCGGCCAGCGTTCGCCCGGACACCTGCGGTGCCGGTGACCGCTTCGCCAGCGCCGTCGCCGCGGCCCTGTTCGAGGGTGCGGACCTGGACGCCGCGGTCACCTCGGCCGTGGAGTCCGCCGCCCGGTTCGTCGCCGCGGGCGCGGCCACCGCGTTGTCCGAGCCCGCCGAGCCCGCCGTCGCGCGCGAGCCCGGGCTGTCCGGGTTCGAGCTGGCCGACCGGATCCGCCGGCGCGGCGGGCGGGTGGTCGCGACCGGCGGCTGCTTCGACATCCTGCACCCCGGTCACGTCACCTTGCTGCGGCACGCCCGCGAGCTTGGCGACGCCCTGATCGTGTGCGTCAACTCCGACGAATCGGTGCGCCGCCTCAAGGGGCCGGGGCGTCCGGTCGTCACCGCCGCCGACCGGGTGCGGGTGCTCCGCGCCCTGGAGTCCGTCGACGCGGTCGTGGTGTTCGACGAGTCCTCACCGGTCGAGGTGCTGCGCACGCTGCGGCCGGACGTGTGGGTCAAGGGCGGCGACTACGCCGGTGCCGACCTGCCGGAGGCCGAGGTCGTCCGCGAAGGCGGCGGGCGGATCGCGCTGGTGCCGACCGTCGAGGGCTACTCGACCACCCGGCTCATCGAGACCGTTTCCAACGGATAG
- a CDS encoding SDR family oxidoreductase, with amino-acid sequence MAETPGKVLISGGASGLGAATVKAVADAGGTPLVLDRKPPVAGVPYVPVDLTDTEETERAVAELAEQAGGLDAVFTAAGIDVPGKLDSVSTADWERVVKVNLLGTAAVVRAALPHLERSRGRVVTVASTLGIKAVSDATAYCASKWGVVGFTRALAAETAGRIAVTMLVPGGMHTAFFDSRDEQYKPPADAKLNQPGNVARTVLFALSQPPGCEVRELVVAHSEEGSWP; translated from the coding sequence ATGGCTGAGACGCCAGGCAAGGTACTGATCTCCGGGGGCGCGTCCGGGCTGGGCGCGGCGACCGTCAAGGCGGTCGCGGACGCCGGCGGCACCCCGCTGGTGCTCGACCGCAAACCCCCGGTCGCCGGCGTGCCCTACGTGCCCGTCGACCTCACCGACACCGAGGAAACCGAGCGGGCCGTCGCGGAGCTGGCCGAGCAGGCGGGCGGGCTGGACGCGGTGTTCACCGCCGCGGGCATCGACGTTCCCGGCAAGCTGGATTCGGTGTCCACAGCGGACTGGGAGCGGGTCGTCAAGGTCAACCTGCTCGGCACGGCCGCGGTCGTCCGCGCCGCGCTGCCCCACTTGGAACGCTCGCGCGGCCGCGTCGTGACCGTGGCGTCCACGCTGGGCATCAAGGCGGTCAGCGACGCCACGGCCTACTGCGCCTCGAAATGGGGCGTGGTCGGGTTCACCCGCGCGCTGGCCGCGGAGACCGCGGGGCGGATCGCGGTGACCATGCTGGTGCCGGGTGGCATGCACACGGCGTTCTTCGACTCGCGAGACGAGCAGTACAAGCCGCCCGCCGACGCGAAGCTCAACCAGCCCGGCAACGTGGCGCGGACGGTGCTCTTCGCGTTGTCCCAGCCACCGGGCTGCGAGGTGCGCGAGCTGGTGGTCGCGCATTCCGAGGAGGGTTCCTGGCCGTGA
- a CDS encoding STAS domain-containing protein, with the protein MYEARGFRIDLTDRRDGIRLVRLTGELDLASAPRLRDCLTACLDEGRAFIVDLEAVPFLGSAGLQVLADVDETASARAVSWALAGSHRAVIRPLEVTGMDARLPLYPSITVAERHLSGASVTG; encoded by the coding sequence GTGTACGAAGCTCGAGGCTTTCGCATCGACCTCACCGACCGCCGCGACGGGATCCGGCTGGTGCGCCTGACCGGTGAACTGGACCTGGCCTCCGCGCCCCGCCTGCGCGACTGCCTGACCGCCTGCCTCGACGAAGGCCGGGCGTTCATCGTGGACCTGGAAGCGGTGCCCTTTCTCGGATCCGCGGGCCTGCAGGTCCTGGCCGACGTGGACGAAACAGCGTCGGCGCGCGCCGTGTCCTGGGCACTGGCCGGCAGTCACCGGGCGGTGATCCGGCCACTGGAGGTCACCGGGATGGATGCCCGGCTGCCGCTGTACCCGAGCATCACCGTGGCGGAACGTCACCTCTCCGGCGCTTCGGTGACCGGCTGA
- a CDS encoding HAD-IIIA family hydrolase → MTAYTVVVPTTGRDSLRTLVSALDHGMGPRPAELILVDDRPVPGDLPLPEVTVPVRVLRSGGRGPAAARNTGWRAADTPWIAFLDDDVRPTADWPSRLETDLATLPDDVAASQGRIVVPAPTGGRRPTDEERDTAGLATAEWITADMAYRRDVLAAVGGFDERFPRAFREDADLALRVRQAGWRLDHGLRTTLHPARHGGFFASVRAQRGNADNALMRRKFGPQWREMACEGPGRLGRHALTTLSGVAAFTFAAAGKRTSAVLSGAAWLALTAEFASRRILPGPKDPREIAKMAVTSVLIPPAALRHRLTGEVRVRRPRPAAKAVLFDRDDTLIHDEPYNNDPKLVRPVRGAEDVLRRLRAAGVPVGVVSNQSGVARGLITPGELAAVNARVEELLGPFGTWQVCVHADGDGCCCRKPKPGLVTRAAMALGVHPEDCVVIGDIGADVEAAHAAGARAVLVPTPRTREAEIEAARRDARVAGDLTGAVALAMGDRAW, encoded by the coding sequence ATGACCGCCTACACCGTGGTTGTCCCGACGACAGGGCGGGACAGCCTGCGAACCCTGGTGTCCGCGCTGGACCACGGGATGGGGCCGCGCCCGGCCGAGCTCATCCTCGTCGACGACCGCCCCGTGCCGGGGGACCTGCCGCTGCCGGAGGTCACCGTGCCGGTGCGCGTGCTGCGGTCCGGTGGCCGTGGCCCGGCGGCGGCCCGCAACACCGGCTGGCGTGCCGCGGACACCCCGTGGATCGCGTTCCTCGACGACGACGTGCGCCCGACCGCCGACTGGCCCTCCCGGCTGGAGACCGACCTGGCCACGCTGCCGGACGACGTGGCGGCGTCGCAGGGCCGCATCGTGGTTCCCGCTCCGACCGGCGGGCGCCGCCCGACCGACGAGGAGCGCGACACCGCCGGGCTGGCCACCGCGGAATGGATCACGGCGGACATGGCCTACCGGCGCGACGTGCTCGCCGCCGTCGGCGGTTTCGACGAGCGTTTCCCGCGCGCGTTCCGCGAAGACGCCGACCTCGCGTTGCGCGTACGGCAGGCCGGATGGCGCCTGGACCACGGCCTGCGCACGACACTGCACCCGGCCCGCCACGGTGGCTTCTTCGCGAGCGTGCGCGCGCAGCGCGGCAACGCCGACAACGCGCTCATGCGGCGCAAGTTCGGTCCACAGTGGAGGGAGATGGCCTGCGAGGGCCCGGGGCGGCTGGGCAGGCACGCCCTCACCACCCTCAGTGGCGTCGCGGCCTTCACCTTCGCCGCCGCCGGAAAACGCACTTCCGCCGTGCTCTCGGGTGCGGCCTGGCTCGCCCTGACCGCGGAGTTCGCGTCGCGCCGCATCCTGCCGGGACCGAAGGACCCGCGGGAGATCGCGAAAATGGCCGTCACGAGCGTGCTGATCCCGCCCGCGGCGCTGCGTCACCGCCTCACCGGGGAGGTGCGCGTCCGTCGTCCACGACCGGCGGCCAAGGCGGTGCTGTTCGACCGCGACGACACCCTGATCCACGACGAGCCGTACAACAACGATCCGAAGCTGGTCCGCCCGGTTCGCGGCGCCGAGGACGTACTGCGCCGCCTGCGGGCCGCGGGCGTTCCGGTGGGCGTGGTGAGCAACCAGTCCGGCGTGGCGCGCGGTCTCATCACCCCCGGGGAACTGGCCGCCGTCAACGCCCGCGTCGAGGAGCTGCTCGGCCCGTTCGGCACCTGGCAGGTGTGCGTGCACGCCGACGGCGACGGCTGCTGCTGCCGCAAGCCGAAGCCCGGCCTGGTGACGCGGGCGGCGATGGCGCTGGGCGTCCATCCGGAGGACTGCGTCGTCATCGGCGACATCGGCGCCGACGTCGAGGCGGCCCACGCCGCGGGTGCGCGAGCCGTTCTGGTGCCGACCCCGCGGACACGGGAGGCGGAAATCGAGGCCGCGCGGCGCGACGCACGGGTCGCGGGGGATCTGACCGGGGCGGTCGCTCTGGCGATGGGGGACCGGGCGTGGTGA
- a CDS encoding NAD-dependent epimerase/dehydratase family protein — protein sequence MRRHAVVTGGAGFVGSHLCERLLTRGTTVTCVDNFSTGDLGNVLHLDGEPGFACREADVSRGCDVPGPVDLVMHLASPASPRDYERLPIETLQTGSAGTNHALDLARQHGARFVLTSTSEVYGDPREHPQRETYWGNVNPVGPRSVYDEAKRYAEALTAAYRRAHGVNTGIARLFNTYGPRMRADDGRAIPTFIRQILTGEPVTVAGAGTQTRSLCYVDDTVDGLIALADSDLPGPVNLGNPHELAIRDLVREIQRLAGTSVPVRGVPAPVDDPRRRCPDIAVAQRELGWSPRVDLDEGLRRTMEWFAPSRLDAE from the coding sequence ATGCGCAGGCATGCCGTCGTGACGGGAGGAGCGGGGTTCGTCGGCTCCCACCTGTGCGAGCGGCTGCTCACCCGCGGGACCACGGTCACCTGCGTCGACAACTTTTCGACCGGTGACCTCGGAAACGTCCTGCACCTCGACGGCGAACCCGGCTTCGCTTGCCGCGAAGCCGATGTTTCGCGCGGGTGCGACGTGCCCGGCCCGGTCGACCTGGTGATGCACCTGGCCAGTCCCGCTTCGCCGCGTGACTACGAACGCCTGCCGATCGAGACCCTGCAGACGGGTTCCGCCGGCACCAACCACGCCCTCGACCTCGCGCGGCAGCACGGCGCGCGGTTCGTGCTCACCTCGACCAGCGAGGTGTACGGCGACCCGCGGGAACATCCGCAGCGCGAGACCTACTGGGGCAACGTGAACCCGGTCGGTCCGCGCAGCGTCTACGACGAGGCGAAGCGGTACGCCGAAGCGCTCACCGCGGCTTACCGTCGTGCCCACGGGGTGAACACCGGCATCGCGCGCCTGTTCAATACCTACGGGCCACGGATGCGCGCCGACGACGGGCGCGCGATCCCCACGTTCATCCGGCAGATCCTCACCGGCGAACCGGTGACCGTCGCCGGCGCGGGTACCCAGACCCGGTCCCTGTGCTACGTGGACGACACCGTCGACGGCCTGATCGCGCTGGCGGACAGCGATCTTCCCGGACCGGTCAACCTGGGCAATCCGCACGAACTCGCCATCCGGGACTTGGTGAGGGAAATCCAGCGGCTGGCCGGGACGAGCGTGCCGGTGCGCGGCGTTCCCGCCCCGGTGGACGATCCGCGGCGGCGCTGTCCCGACATCGCTGTCGCGCAACGGGAACTGGGCTGGTCACCGCGCGTGGACCTGGACGAGGGCCTGCGCCGGACGATGGAGTGGTTCGCCCCGTCGCGTTTGGACGCGGAGTAG
- a CDS encoding glycosyltransferase family 9 protein, with amino-acid sequence MTGDVLVLRALGLGDLLVTVPALRGLRNAFPDARLTLAAPAALAELATLTEAVDRVAPTTGLGALRWADPPPSVAVNLHGSGPESIADLLGTRPERLLSHWHPDFPDLDGPMWREDVHEARRWCDLLGFHGIAADPADLALARPDVTSPAADAVVVHPGAAFGSRRWPPQRFAEVARELACDGHRVVVTGSAGEGELARRIAAAAGLDEDAVLAGRTGLTELAALVAGARLVISGDTGAGHLATAYGTPSVLLFGPTPPWRWGPPPGTEDRHAVLWAGEEGDPFASAPGTGLLRVTVGDVVAAGRKVAGA; translated from the coding sequence GTGACCGGCGACGTTCTGGTGCTGCGGGCGCTCGGGCTCGGTGATCTCCTGGTCACCGTCCCGGCGCTGCGCGGGCTGCGGAACGCGTTCCCGGACGCGCGCCTCACGCTCGCGGCGCCCGCGGCGCTGGCGGAGCTCGCCACGCTCACCGAAGCGGTCGACCGCGTGGCGCCCACCACCGGTCTCGGCGCACTGCGGTGGGCCGATCCGCCGCCGTCGGTGGCGGTCAACCTGCACGGCAGCGGTCCGGAGAGCATCGCCGATCTGCTGGGCACGCGGCCGGAGCGGCTGCTGAGCCACTGGCACCCGGACTTCCCGGACCTGGACGGTCCGATGTGGAGGGAGGATGTCCACGAGGCACGGCGGTGGTGCGACCTGCTGGGGTTCCACGGCATCGCGGCGGACCCGGCTGATCTCGCGCTCGCCCGCCCGGACGTGACGAGCCCGGCGGCGGACGCGGTCGTGGTGCACCCCGGCGCCGCGTTCGGCTCACGGCGCTGGCCACCGCAACGCTTCGCCGAAGTCGCACGCGAACTCGCGTGCGACGGTCATCGCGTCGTGGTGACCGGGAGCGCCGGGGAAGGTGAACTCGCACGCCGGATCGCCGCCGCTGCCGGGCTGGACGAGGACGCCGTGCTGGCCGGGCGCACCGGGCTCACCGAGCTGGCCGCTCTGGTGGCCGGGGCGCGGCTGGTGATCAGCGGCGACACCGGCGCCGGGCACCTGGCCACCGCGTACGGCACCCCGTCGGTGCTGCTGTTCGGCCCGACCCCGCCGTGGCGGTGGGGCCCGCCGCCGGGCACCGAGGACCGGCACGCCGTGCTGTGGGCGGGGGAGGAGGGCGATCCGTTCGCGAGCGCGCCGGGCACCGGCCTGCTGCGCGTCACCGTCGGGGACGTGGTCGCCGCGGGCCGCAAGGTGGCGGGAGCCTGA
- a CDS encoding D-sedoheptulose-7-phosphate isomerase codes for MIEERFVALATTMRDLTTLAPRIEAWGRHLAEVLGAGGRLLACGNGGSAAEAQHLTGELVGRFVSDRQPLSAIALHADTSAATAIVNDYGDHEVFARQVRAHGRPGDVLVSLSTSGRSQNVCAAAKTAHELGLTTWALTGPGPNALTSASDDAVMIDAPSTGTVQEAHLAVIHGLCAALDEALGVPT; via the coding sequence GTGATCGAAGAGAGGTTCGTGGCTCTGGCCACGACCATGCGGGACCTGACCACGCTGGCACCGAGGATCGAGGCGTGGGGTCGTCACCTCGCCGAGGTGCTCGGGGCCGGCGGCCGCCTGCTCGCCTGCGGCAACGGGGGCAGTGCCGCCGAGGCGCAGCACCTGACCGGTGAACTGGTCGGCCGCTTCGTCAGCGACCGGCAGCCGCTGTCGGCGATCGCGTTGCACGCCGACACCTCGGCCGCGACGGCGATCGTGAACGACTACGGCGACCACGAGGTGTTCGCCCGTCAGGTGCGCGCCCACGGCCGCCCCGGTGACGTGCTGGTCTCGCTGTCGACCAGCGGGCGCAGCCAGAACGTGTGCGCCGCCGCGAAGACCGCGCACGAACTGGGCCTGACGACCTGGGCCTTGACCGGGCCGGGACCGAACGCGCTGACCTCCGCCAGCGACGACGCGGTGATGATCGACGCGCCCAGCACCGGGACCGTGCAGGAGGCACACCTCGCGGTGATCCACGGACTCTGCGCGGCCCTCGACGAAGCGCTCGGGGTGCCCACGTGA
- a CDS encoding carbamoyltransferase family protein, with the protein MRVLGINAVFHDPAAALVVDGRIVAAAEEERFSRRKHGKRPVPFATWELPEQAARWCLAEAGLEPGDLDAIGYSYDPDLVDHDLDGVDPGWEELRTTYARRAPDFLKTALPGLDPERVRFVRHHVAHAASSGLAAPFGDAAVLVADGRGEASSYLAGEYRDGKLVELAAQRLPHSLGLRYEDLTEHLGFARSSDEYKVMALASYGKPRFSGALGESIAATGDGGFRAAPVDLSRFAPRREPGADFRPEHADLAASMQQRIELVLLDLARWLSEQTGQDRLTMAGGIALNCVANTRLRAEGPFGDLWVQPAAGDAGTALGAALHLAAELGEPAAPMTGADLGRGFTDAEIQRALAAARLPYERPDDIAATVAQALADDEIVAWFQGRAELGPRALGHRSLLAHPGHQRNLERLNDVKGREQFRPVAPMVHAGRAHELFERGPVPSPYMLFVHDVRPEWRDRIPAVTHVDGTARIQTVDERDEPLVARMLAEFAARTGIPVVVNTSLNTAGRPMVDSPRDALECFGSSPVDLLAIGPFVVRRPA; encoded by the coding sequence GTGCGGGTCCTCGGGATCAACGCGGTGTTCCACGATCCGGCCGCCGCGCTCGTGGTGGACGGCCGGATCGTGGCCGCCGCCGAGGAGGAGCGGTTCAGCCGCCGCAAGCACGGCAAACGGCCGGTGCCGTTCGCCACCTGGGAACTGCCCGAGCAGGCGGCCCGGTGGTGCCTGGCCGAAGCCGGGCTCGAACCCGGTGACCTGGACGCCATCGGTTACTCCTACGACCCGGACCTGGTCGACCACGACCTCGACGGCGTCGACCCGGGCTGGGAGGAGCTGCGCACCACGTACGCGCGCCGGGCCCCGGACTTCCTGAAGACCGCCTTGCCCGGTCTGGATCCGGAGCGGGTGCGGTTCGTCCGCCACCACGTCGCCCACGCCGCGTCGAGCGGACTGGCCGCTCCGTTCGGGGACGCCGCCGTGCTGGTCGCCGACGGGCGCGGCGAGGCGAGTTCCTACCTGGCCGGTGAGTACCGTGACGGCAAGCTGGTCGAGCTGGCTGCGCAACGGCTTCCGCACTCGCTCGGGCTGCGCTACGAGGATCTCACCGAGCACCTCGGTTTCGCGCGCTCCAGCGACGAGTACAAGGTGATGGCACTGGCCTCGTACGGAAAACCGCGCTTCTCCGGCGCGCTGGGCGAGTCGATCGCCGCGACGGGTGACGGCGGTTTCCGTGCCGCGCCAGTGGATCTGTCCCGCTTCGCGCCGCGGCGGGAACCGGGTGCGGACTTCCGGCCCGAGCACGCCGATCTCGCCGCGAGCATGCAGCAGCGGATCGAGCTGGTCCTGCTGGACCTCGCGCGGTGGCTGTCCGAGCAGACCGGGCAGGACAGGCTGACGATGGCGGGCGGGATCGCGTTGAACTGCGTGGCCAACACCCGCCTGCGCGCCGAGGGGCCGTTCGGCGACCTCTGGGTGCAGCCCGCCGCGGGCGACGCGGGGACCGCACTGGGCGCGGCGCTGCATCTCGCCGCGGAGCTGGGGGAGCCCGCCGCGCCCATGACCGGCGCCGACCTGGGGCGCGGGTTCACCGACGCCGAGATCCAGCGCGCACTGGCCGCGGCCCGCCTGCCCTACGAGCGCCCGGACGATATCGCCGCAACCGTGGCGCAGGCCCTGGCGGACGACGAGATCGTGGCGTGGTTCCAGGGGCGCGCCGAGCTCGGCCCGCGTGCGCTGGGACACCGGTCGCTGCTGGCGCATCCCGGTCACCAGCGGAACCTGGAGCGGCTCAACGACGTCAAGGGACGTGAGCAGTTCCGCCCGGTGGCGCCGATGGTGCACGCCGGGCGGGCGCACGAGCTGTTCGAGCGCGGCCCGGTGCCCAGTCCGTACATGCTCTTCGTGCACGACGTCCGTCCGGAGTGGAGGGACCGGATTCCCGCGGTGACCCATGTGGACGGTACCGCGCGGATCCAGACCGTGGACGAGCGTGACGAGCCGCTCGTCGCGCGGATGCTGGCGGAGTTCGCCGCCCGCACCGGGATTCCGGTGGTGGTCAACACGAGCCTGAACACCGCCGGCCGCCCGATGGTCGATTCGCCGCGGGACGCACTGGAGTGCTTCGGGTCCAGTCCGGTCGACCTGCTCGCGATCGGGCCGTTCGTCGTGCGGAGGCCCGCATGA